The proteins below are encoded in one region of Pseudomonas ekonensis:
- a CDS encoding urate hydroxylase PuuD, protein MEAHLLEWLNLSVRWVHMITGVAWIGASFYFVWLENNLNRVNPKTGLAGDLWAIHGGGIYHLEKYKLAPPSMPENLHWFKWEAYFTWMSGIALLCVVFYSNPVLYLVAPGSGLSGPEGVAIGVGALIAGWFIYDFLCDSPLGKKPALLGFILFVLIIGAAYGFSKVFSGRGAYLHVGAIIGTIMVGNVFRIIMPAQRALVAAIAENRTPDPALPAKGLLRSRHNNYFTLPVLFIMISNHFPSTYGSQYNWLILAGIAVLAVLVRHYFNTRHDSHKFAWTLPVAAVGMISLAYVTGPATAPTAPDVAKAPAKIEYQPLPETALGGGAKPAEAAQPAAPAAPAAAPAQASSAGPAFDKVHSVIQERCAVCHSAKPTSPLFSAAPAGVMFDTPEQIRQNAARIQAQAITTQIMPLGNITQMTQQERDLIGAWIAQGAQTN, encoded by the coding sequence GTGGAAGCACATCTGTTGGAATGGCTGAACCTGAGCGTGCGCTGGGTTCACATGATCACCGGCGTGGCCTGGATCGGCGCGTCGTTCTACTTCGTCTGGCTGGAGAACAACCTCAACCGCGTCAACCCGAAAACCGGTCTTGCGGGCGACCTGTGGGCGATCCATGGCGGCGGCATCTATCACCTGGAAAAGTACAAGCTGGCCCCGCCGTCGATGCCGGAGAACCTGCACTGGTTCAAGTGGGAAGCCTACTTCACCTGGATGTCGGGGATCGCGCTGCTGTGCGTAGTGTTCTACTCCAACCCCGTGCTCTACCTCGTGGCGCCCGGCAGTGGCCTGAGCGGCCCTGAAGGCGTGGCCATCGGCGTCGGCGCATTGATCGCCGGCTGGTTCATCTACGACTTCCTGTGCGATTCGCCGCTGGGCAAGAAACCCGCCCTGCTCGGCTTCATCCTGTTCGTGCTGATCATCGGCGCGGCCTACGGCTTCAGCAAAGTGTTCAGCGGGCGCGGCGCGTACCTGCACGTCGGCGCGATCATCGGCACCATCATGGTCGGCAACGTGTTCCGCATCATCATGCCGGCCCAGCGCGCCCTGGTGGCCGCGATCGCCGAGAACCGCACGCCGGATCCGGCCCTGCCGGCCAAAGGCCTGCTGCGTTCGCGCCACAACAACTACTTCACCCTGCCGGTGCTGTTCATCATGATCAGCAACCACTTCCCGAGCACCTACGGCAGCCAGTACAACTGGCTGATCCTGGCCGGGATCGCGGTGCTGGCGGTGCTGGTGCGTCACTACTTCAACACCCGCCACGACAGCCACAAGTTCGCCTGGACCTTGCCGGTGGCAGCGGTGGGCATGATCAGCCTGGCCTACGTGACCGGCCCCGCCACCGCCCCGACCGCCCCGGACGTGGCCAAGGCACCGGCGAAGATCGAGTACCAGCCCCTGCCGGAAACGGCGTTGGGCGGCGGCGCCAAACCGGCCGAGGCCGCGCAGCCGGCCGCACCTGCAGCCCCTGCCGCCGCACCGGCCCAGGCGTCCAGCGCAGGCCCTGCGTTCGACAAGGTGCACAGCGTGATCCAGGAACGTTGCGCGGTCTGCCACTCGGCCAAGCCGACCAGCCCGCTGTTCAGCGCGGCCCCTGCCGGCGTGATGTTCGACACCCCCGAGCAGATCCGCCAGAACGCGGCGCGGATCCAGGCCCAGGCCATCACCACGCAGATCATGCCGCTGGGCAACATCACCCAGATGACCCAGCAGGAACGTGACCTGATCGGTGCCTGGATCGCCCAGGGAGCCCAGACCAACTAA
- a CDS encoding nucleobase:cation symporter-2 family protein, whose translation MSELSKARIPDAPAIQRLPLLQLILVGLQHVLLMYGGAIAVPLIIGQAAGLSREEIAFLINADLLVAGIATIVQSLGIGPMGIRMPVMMGASFAAVGSMVAMAGMPGIGLQGIFGATIAAGFFGMLIAPFMSKVVRFFPPLVTGTVITSIGLSLFPVAVNWAGGGAAAAQFGSPVYLAIAALVLATILLIHRFMRGFWVNISVLIGMCLGYVLCGALGMVDLSGMANAPWVQFVTPLHFGLPKFELAPILSMCLVVVIIFVESTGMFLALGKITGEEVCPRRLRRGLMCDAAASFFAGFFNTFTHSSFAQNIGLVQMTGVRCRSVTIVAGGLLIVLSLLPKAAFLVASIPPAVLGGAAIAMFGMVAATGIKILQEADIGDRRNQLLVAVSIGMGLIPVVRPEFFAHLPVWMSPITHSGIAMATLSALVLNLLFNILGGAERAAINDCHAHPH comes from the coding sequence ATGTCCGAGCTGTCCAAAGCGCGCATCCCCGACGCACCCGCCATTCAGCGTTTGCCCCTTTTGCAACTGATCCTGGTCGGTCTGCAACATGTTCTGCTGATGTACGGCGGCGCCATCGCGGTTCCGCTGATCATCGGACAGGCCGCAGGCCTGAGTCGCGAGGAAATCGCTTTCCTGATCAACGCCGACCTGCTGGTCGCCGGCATCGCCACCATCGTCCAGTCTCTGGGCATCGGCCCGATGGGCATCCGCATGCCGGTGATGATGGGCGCCAGCTTCGCCGCCGTCGGCAGCATGGTCGCCATGGCCGGCATGCCCGGCATCGGCCTGCAGGGGATCTTCGGCGCGACCATCGCCGCCGGGTTCTTCGGCATGCTCATCGCGCCGTTCATGTCCAAGGTCGTGCGTTTCTTCCCGCCGCTGGTGACCGGCACGGTCATCACCTCGATCGGCCTTTCGCTGTTCCCCGTGGCCGTGAACTGGGCCGGAGGCGGCGCCGCCGCCGCGCAGTTCGGCTCCCCCGTCTACCTGGCCATCGCCGCCCTGGTGCTGGCCACCATTTTGCTGATCCACCGCTTCATGCGCGGTTTCTGGGTCAACATCTCCGTACTGATCGGCATGTGCCTGGGCTATGTGCTCTGCGGCGCCCTCGGCATGGTCGACCTGAGCGGCATGGCCAACGCGCCCTGGGTTCAGTTCGTCACCCCGCTGCATTTCGGCCTGCCGAAGTTCGAGCTGGCGCCGATCCTGTCCATGTGCCTGGTGGTGGTGATCATCTTCGTCGAGTCCACCGGCATGTTCCTGGCGCTGGGCAAGATCACCGGCGAGGAGGTCTGCCCGCGCCGGCTGCGGCGCGGCCTGATGTGCGACGCCGCCGCCTCGTTTTTCGCCGGTTTCTTCAACACCTTCACCCATTCCTCGTTCGCCCAGAACATCGGCCTGGTGCAGATGACCGGCGTGCGCTGCCGCTCGGTGACCATCGTCGCCGGCGGCCTGCTGATCGTGCTGAGCCTGCTGCCCAAGGCGGCGTTCCTGGTGGCGTCGATTCCGCCGGCGGTGCTGGGCGGCGCGGCCATCGCGATGTTCGGCATGGTGGCGGCCACCGGGATCAAGATCCTGCAGGAGGCCGACATCGGCGACCGGCGCAACCAACTGCTGGTGGCGGTGAGCATCGGCATGGGCCTGATCCCAGTGGTGCGTCCGGAGTTCTTCGCCCACCTGCCGGTGTGGATGAGCCCGATCACCCACAGCGGCATCGCCATGGCCACCCTCAGCGCCCTGGTGCTGAACCTGCTGTTCAACATCCTCGGCGGCGCCGAACGCGCCGCGATCAACGACTGCCACGCTCACCCGCATTGA
- a CDS encoding outer membrane protein OmpK, giving the protein MIRTQSNLLLSGCLLAASQAMAGDLLLWQTNSLSYLYGKNFAINPSIQQTVTFEHADKWKYGDNFLFVDKIFYNGQEDRNKGPHAFYGEFSPRLSFGKIFDKRIEFGPVKDVLLAMTYEYGEGDSEAYLIGPGLDLKVPGFNYFTLNFYRRQTEGPRPGDGVWQITPGWSYSIPVGNSDVLIDGYLDWVVDNDENARGTYHANLHINPQIKYDLGKALGWREKQLYVGTEYSYWKNKYGVESSHSFDTNQNTASLLVKVHF; this is encoded by the coding sequence ATGATTCGCACGCAATCGAACTTGCTATTGAGTGGCTGCCTGCTCGCCGCGTCCCAAGCCATGGCCGGCGATCTATTGCTGTGGCAGACCAACAGCCTGAGCTACCTGTACGGCAAGAACTTCGCGATCAACCCGTCGATCCAGCAGACGGTGACCTTCGAGCATGCCGACAAATGGAAGTACGGCGACAACTTCCTGTTCGTCGACAAGATCTTCTACAACGGCCAGGAAGACCGCAACAAAGGCCCCCACGCGTTCTACGGCGAATTCAGCCCGCGCCTGTCGTTCGGCAAGATCTTCGACAAGCGGATCGAATTCGGCCCGGTCAAGGACGTGCTGCTGGCGATGACCTACGAATACGGCGAAGGCGACAGCGAGGCCTACCTGATCGGCCCGGGCTTGGACCTCAAGGTGCCGGGCTTCAACTATTTCACCCTCAATTTCTACCGCCGCCAGACCGAAGGCCCGCGCCCCGGCGACGGCGTCTGGCAGATCACGCCCGGCTGGTCGTACAGCATTCCCGTGGGCAACTCCGACGTGCTGATCGACGGCTACCTCGACTGGGTGGTGGACAACGACGAGAACGCGCGCGGCACCTACCACGCCAACCTGCACATCAACCCGCAGATCAAGTACGACCTGGGCAAGGCCCTCGGCTGGCGCGAAAAGCAACTGTACGTGGGCACCGAGTACAGCTACTGGAAGAACAAGTACGGCGTCGAAAGCAGCCACAGTTTCGACACCAACCAGAACACCGCCAGCCTGCTGGTGAAGGTGCACTTCTGA
- a CDS encoding outer membrane protein OmpK, giving the protein MKRTCTSLMLAGSLLAGGQAMAGDLLQWQNNSLTYLYGKDFKVNPAIQQTVTFEHADAWKYGDNFLFIDKIFYNGKPDGGVGNNTYYGEFSPRLSLGKILDQKIEFGPVKDVLLAMTYEFGEGDVESYLIGPGFDLAIPGFDYFQLNFYQRHTEGPRAGDNVWQITPVWSYTIPVGKSDVLIDGFMDWVVDNDSNSKGDYHANLHFNPQIKYDLGKALSFGEKQLYVGVEYDYWKDKYGIDDTRAFTTNQNVTSFLVKFHF; this is encoded by the coding sequence ATGAAACGCACCTGCACCAGCCTGATGCTCGCGGGATCCTTGCTGGCCGGCGGCCAGGCCATGGCCGGCGACCTGCTGCAATGGCAGAACAACAGCCTGACCTACCTGTACGGCAAAGACTTCAAGGTCAACCCGGCCATTCAGCAGACCGTCACCTTCGAGCACGCCGATGCGTGGAAGTACGGGGACAACTTCCTGTTCATCGACAAGATCTTCTACAACGGCAAGCCGGATGGCGGCGTCGGCAACAACACCTACTACGGCGAGTTCAGCCCGCGCCTGTCGCTGGGCAAGATCCTCGACCAGAAGATCGAGTTCGGCCCGGTCAAGGACGTGCTGCTGGCGATGACCTACGAGTTCGGTGAAGGCGACGTCGAGTCCTACCTGATCGGCCCGGGCTTCGACCTGGCGATCCCAGGCTTCGACTACTTCCAGCTGAACTTCTACCAGCGCCACACCGAAGGCCCGCGCGCCGGCGACAACGTCTGGCAGATCACCCCGGTCTGGTCCTACACCATTCCGGTCGGCAAGTCGGACGTGCTGATCGACGGCTTCATGGACTGGGTGGTCGACAACGACTCCAATTCCAAGGGCGACTACCACGCCAACCTGCACTTCAACCCGCAGATCAAGTACGACCTGGGCAAGGCGCTGAGCTTCGGCGAGAAGCAGCTGTACGTGGGCGTCGAGTACGACTACTGGAAGGACAAGTACGGGATCGACGACACCCGTGCGTTCACCACCAATCAGAACGTGACCAGCTTCCTGGTGAAGTTCCACTTCTGA
- a CDS encoding patatin-like phospholipase family protein, which produces MSPAEPVTGLILSGGGARAAYQVGVLAAIAELLPPGADNPFPVIVGTSAGAINAVSLASGATDFRAAVARLTQFWQGFRSHRVLRSDWPGVIRQAARFVFHSLLGLGRRVPVALLNSAPLRTLLHDKLHMPGIAESIARKQLHAVAVTAFGYESGQAVTFYQGGGAIDAWLRHRRIGVPTQLSVDHLLASSAIPLLFAPVKIGAEFFGDGAVRQSAPISPALHLGASRVLVVGVSGNPRGFDPQQPLERTYTGQQPTLAQIGGHMLNSTFIDSLESDIELLQRLNQFSHLLPDGTPTRSLGAAPVEVLVISPSQPIDEIAARHRQELPAALRLFLRGPGATKTSGAGVLSYLLFEAGYCSELIDLGRRDALAKREELCRFLGIGEAVVPA; this is translated from the coding sequence ATGAGCCCAGCTGAACCGGTCACAGGTTTGATTCTTTCCGGCGGCGGGGCTCGGGCGGCCTATCAGGTCGGGGTGCTGGCGGCCATCGCCGAACTGCTGCCGCCGGGGGCGGACAATCCGTTTCCGGTGATCGTCGGCACGTCCGCCGGGGCGATCAACGCCGTCAGCCTGGCCAGCGGCGCCACCGATTTTCGCGCCGCCGTCGCGCGCCTCACCCAGTTCTGGCAGGGCTTTCGCAGCCACCGGGTGCTGCGCAGCGACTGGCCGGGGGTGATCCGCCAGGCCGCCCGGTTCGTGTTCCACAGCCTGCTGGGCCTGGGCCGGCGGGTGCCGGTGGCGCTGCTCAACAGTGCGCCGCTGCGCACGCTGCTGCACGACAAGCTGCACATGCCCGGCATCGCCGAGTCCATCGCCCGCAAACAGCTGCATGCGGTGGCGGTGACGGCGTTCGGCTACGAGTCCGGCCAGGCCGTCACGTTCTATCAGGGCGGCGGCGCCATCGATGCGTGGCTGCGTCACCGGCGCATCGGCGTGCCGACGCAACTGTCGGTGGATCACCTGCTGGCCAGTTCGGCGATCCCGCTGCTGTTCGCCCCGGTGAAGATCGGCGCCGAGTTCTTCGGCGACGGCGCGGTGCGGCAGTCGGCGCCGATCAGCCCGGCGCTGCACCTGGGGGCGAGCCGGGTGCTGGTGGTGGGCGTGAGCGGCAACCCGCGCGGCTTCGACCCGCAGCAGCCGCTGGAGCGCACCTACACCGGCCAGCAGCCGACGCTGGCGCAGATCGGCGGGCACATGCTCAACAGCACGTTCATCGACAGCCTGGAAAGCGACATCGAACTGCTCCAGCGCCTGAACCAGTTCAGCCATCTGCTGCCCGACGGTACGCCGACCCGGTCATTGGGTGCGGCGCCGGTGGAGGTGCTGGTGATTTCGCCCAGTCAGCCGATCGACGAAATCGCGGCGCGGCACCGTCAGGAATTGCCGGCGGCGTTGCGGCTGTTCTTGCGCGGGCCGGGCGCGACCAAGACCAGCGGGGCAGGGGTGCTGAGCTATCTGCTGTTCGAGGCGGGGTACTGCAGCGAGCTGATCGACTTGGGCCGGCGCGATGCGTTGGCCAAGCGCGAGGAGCTGTGCCGGTTCCTGGGGATCGGCGAGGCGGTGGTGCCGGCCTGA
- a CDS encoding lipid A biosynthesis lauroyl acyltransferase — translation MERPRFRTAFLSPRFWPLWCGLGLLWLIVQLPYPALLAIGRFLGAVMYRLAGDRRRIAKRNLELCFPEKSAAERERLLRENFASTGIAFFEMAMSWWWSRQRLAKLAHVEGLEHLQKAQREGKGVILMAAHFTTLEIGAALLGQRHTIDGMYREHKNALFDFVQRRGRERHNLDSLAVERDDVRGMLKLLRSGRAIWYAPDQDYGAKQSIFVPLFGIQAATVTATTKFARLGKALVVPFTQERLADGSGYRLVIHAPLEDFPGETEEADCIRINQWVEGVLRDCPEQYLWAHRRFKSRPPGEPKLYAKRG, via the coding sequence ATGGAACGCCCGCGTTTTCGAACCGCCTTTCTTTCCCCGCGCTTCTGGCCGCTCTGGTGCGGCTTGGGGCTCTTGTGGCTGATCGTGCAGCTGCCGTACCCGGCCTTGCTGGCCATCGGTCGGTTTCTCGGCGCCGTGATGTATCGCCTGGCCGGCGACCGGCGGCGCATCGCCAAGCGCAACCTGGAGCTGTGCTTCCCGGAAAAGTCCGCCGCCGAGCGCGAGCGCCTGCTCAGGGAGAACTTCGCCTCCACCGGCATCGCCTTCTTCGAGATGGCGATGAGCTGGTGGTGGTCGCGCCAGCGCCTGGCCAAACTGGCCCATGTCGAAGGGCTTGAGCACCTGCAGAAGGCCCAGCGCGAGGGCAAGGGCGTGATCCTGATGGCCGCGCACTTCACCACGCTTGAGATCGGCGCGGCGCTGCTCGGCCAGCGGCACACCATCGACGGCATGTACCGCGAGCACAAGAACGCGCTGTTCGATTTCGTCCAGCGCCGCGGCCGCGAGCGGCACAACCTCGATTCGCTGGCGGTGGAGCGTGACGACGTGCGCGGCATGCTCAAGCTTTTGCGTTCGGGCCGGGCGATCTGGTATGCGCCGGACCAGGACTACGGCGCCAAGCAAAGCATTTTCGTGCCGCTGTTCGGCATCCAGGCGGCGACCGTCACCGCCACCACCAAGTTCGCCCGGCTGGGCAAGGCGCTGGTGGTGCCGTTCACCCAGGAACGCCTGGCCGACGGCAGCGGCTACCGGCTGGTGATCCACGCGCCGCTGGAGGATTTTCCCGGCGAGACCGAAGAGGCCGACTGCATCCGCATCAACCAGTGGGTCGAAGGCGTGCTGCGCGATTGCCCCGAGCAATACCTGTGGGCCCACCGGCGCTTCAAGAGCCGCCCGCCGGGCGAGCCGAAGCTGTACGCCAAGCGCGGTTGA
- the minC gene encoding septum site-determining protein MinC has translation MSQTEPLDQDPVFQLKGSMLAITVLELSRNDLDSLDRQLAAKVAQAPNFFSNAPLVLALDKLPPGEGAVDLPGLMRVCRQHGLRTLAIRASRIEDIAAAIAIDIPVLPPSGARERPLEAPEPEVKKQPEKAPEPAVKPTRVITSPVRGGQQIYAQGGDLVVISSVSPGAELLADGNIHVYGPMRGRALAGVKGDTKARIFCQQLSAELISIAGHYKVSEDLRRDPLWGAGVQVSLSGDVLNIIRL, from the coding sequence ATGAGCCAAACCGAACCGCTAGACCAGGATCCCGTGTTCCAGTTGAAGGGCAGCATGCTTGCCATCACCGTGCTGGAGCTGTCCCGCAACGACCTCGACAGCCTCGACCGGCAACTGGCGGCCAAAGTGGCCCAGGCCCCGAACTTCTTCAGCAACGCGCCGCTGGTCCTGGCCCTGGACAAACTGCCGCCGGGCGAAGGCGCGGTCGACCTGCCGGGACTGATGCGCGTGTGCCGCCAGCACGGCCTGCGCACCCTGGCGATCCGCGCCAGCCGCATCGAGGACATCGCCGCCGCCATCGCCATCGACATCCCGGTGCTGCCGCCGTCCGGCGCCCGCGAGCGGCCGCTGGAAGCGCCTGAGCCCGAGGTGAAGAAGCAGCCGGAAAAGGCGCCGGAGCCGGCCGTCAAGCCGACCCGCGTCATCACCTCGCCAGTACGCGGCGGCCAGCAGATCTACGCCCAGGGCGGCGATCTGGTGGTGATCTCTTCGGTCAGCCCCGGGGCGGAACTTCTGGCCGACGGCAACATCCATGTATACGGCCCGATGCGCGGACGTGCGCTGGCCGGCGTCAAGGGCGACACCAAGGCGAGGATTTTCTGCCAGCAATTGAGCGCTGAACTGATCTCCATCGCAGGCCATTACAAGGTTTCCGAAGATTTGCGCCGCGACCCGCTGTGGGGCGCCGGCGTGCAGGTCAGCCTGTCGGGCGACGTGTTGAACATCATTCGGCTTTAA
- the minD gene encoding septum site-determining protein MinD: protein MAKILVVTSGKGGVGKTTTSAAIGTGLALRGHKTVIVDFDVGLRNLDLIMGCERRVVYDFVNVVNGEANLQQALIKDKRLENLYVLAASQTRDKDALTQEGVEKVLMELKDQFDFVVCDSPAGIEKGAHLAMYFADEAIVVTNPEVSSVRDSDRMLGLLASKSRRAEKGEEPIQEHLLITRYHPERVEKGEMLGVEDVKEILAVRLLGVIPESQAVLKASNQGVPVILDDQSDAGQAYSDTVDRLLGKEKEHRFLNVEKKGFFERLFGGR, encoded by the coding sequence TTGGCCAAGATTCTCGTGGTTACATCCGGCAAGGGTGGTGTGGGTAAGACCACCACCAGCGCCGCTATCGGTACCGGCCTCGCACTGCGCGGGCACAAAACAGTCATCGTCGACTTCGACGTGGGCCTGCGTAACCTCGACCTGATCATGGGTTGCGAGCGTCGCGTGGTGTACGACTTCGTCAACGTGGTCAACGGCGAAGCCAACCTGCAGCAAGCCCTGATCAAGGACAAGCGCCTGGAGAACCTGTACGTGCTGGCCGCCAGCCAGACCCGTGACAAGGACGCGCTGACCCAGGAAGGCGTGGAAAAGGTCCTGATGGAACTCAAGGACCAATTCGACTTCGTGGTCTGCGACTCCCCGGCGGGCATCGAAAAAGGCGCGCACCTGGCCATGTACTTCGCTGACGAAGCGATCGTCGTGACCAACCCTGAGGTTTCCTCGGTACGCGACTCCGACCGCATGCTGGGCCTGCTGGCCAGCAAGTCGCGCCGCGCCGAAAAAGGCGAAGAGCCGATCCAGGAACACCTGCTGATCACCCGCTACCACCCGGAGCGTGTCGAGAAGGGCGAAATGCTCGGCGTCGAAGACGTCAAGGAAATCCTCGCCGTCCGCCTGCTGGGCGTCATTCCGGAATCCCAGGCCGTGCTCAAGGCCTCCAACCAGGGCGTCCCGGTCATCCTCGACGACCAGAGCGATGCCGGCCAGGCCTACAGCGACACCGTCGACCGTCTGCTGGGCAAGGAAAAAGAACACCGGTTCCTCAATGTCGAGAAGAAGGGATTCTTCGAGCGTCTGTTTGGAGGTAGGTAA
- the minE gene encoding cell division topological specificity factor MinE, protein MNLFDFFRANKKPSTASVAKERLQIIVAHERGQRSTPDYLPSLQKELVEVIRKYVNIGNDDVHVALESQGSCSILELNITLPDR, encoded by the coding sequence ATGAACCTTTTTGACTTCTTTCGTGCCAACAAGAAGCCCAGCACCGCCTCGGTAGCGAAAGAGCGTCTACAGATCATCGTGGCGCATGAACGCGGCCAGCGCAGCACCCCCGACTACCTGCCGTCCCTGCAGAAGGAACTGGTGGAAGTGATCCGCAAGTACGTCAACATCGGCAACGACGACGTGCACGTGGCGCTGGAAAGCCAGGGCAGCTGCTCGATCCTGGAACTCAACATCACCCTGCCAGACCGCTGA
- a CDS encoding RluA family pseudouridine synthase, whose amino-acid sequence MPLSNIRIIHQDAAILVVDKPTLLLSVPGRAEDNKDCLITRLQENGYPEARIVHRLDWETSGIILLARDPDTHRELSRQFHDRETEKAYTALCWGQPELDSGSIDLPLRYDPPTKPRHVVDHEFGKHALTFWRVLERCGDWCRVELTPITGRSHQLRVHMLSIGHPLLGDGLYAHPQALAAWPRLCLHASMLSFTHPQSGERLRFECPAPF is encoded by the coding sequence ATGCCGCTGTCCAACATCCGCATCATCCATCAGGACGCCGCCATTCTGGTGGTCGACAAGCCCACCCTGCTGCTCTCGGTGCCCGGCCGGGCCGAGGACAACAAGGACTGCCTGATCACCCGCCTGCAGGAAAACGGCTACCCGGAAGCGCGAATCGTCCATCGGCTGGATTGGGAAACGTCCGGCATCATCCTGCTGGCCCGCGACCCCGACACCCACCGCGAACTGTCGCGCCAGTTCCACGACCGGGAAACCGAAAAGGCCTACACCGCCTTGTGCTGGGGCCAGCCGGAACTGGACAGCGGCAGCATCGACCTGCCCCTGCGCTACGACCCGCCGACCAAGCCGCGCCATGTCGTGGACCACGAGTTCGGCAAGCACGCCCTGACCTTCTGGCGCGTGCTGGAGCGTTGCGGCGACTGGTGCCGCGTCGAGCTGACCCCGATCACCGGCCGCTCGCACCAGTTGCGCGTGCACATGCTGTCCATCGGGCATCCGCTGCTGGGCGACGGGCTCTATGCCCATCCGCAAGCCCTCGCGGCCTGGCCGCGCCTGTGCCTGCACGCCAGCATGCTCAGCTTCACCCACCCCCAGTCCGGCGAACGCTTGCGTTTCGAGTGCCCGGCTCCGTTCTAA
- a CDS encoding M18 family aminopeptidase: MREELNQGLIDFLKASPTPFHATASLAQRLEAAGYVRLDEREPWHTEANGRYYVTRNDSSIIAIKMGRHSPLHDGIRLVGAHTDSPCLRVKPQPELQRQGFWQLGVEVYGGALLAPWFDRDLSLAGRVTFRRDGKVESQLIDFKAPIAIIPNLAIHLNREANQGWAINAQTELPPVLAQFAGDERVDFRAVLTDQLAREHGLNADVVLDYELSFYDTQSAAVIGLHGDFIAGARLDNLLSCYAGLQALLNADTEETCVLVCNDHEEVGSCSACGADGPMLEQTLRRLLPEGDEFVRTIQKSLLVSADNAHGVHPNYAEKHDGNHGPKLNAGPVIKVNNNQRYATNSETAGFFRHLCMAEEVPVQSFVVRSDMGCGSTIGPITASHLGVRTVDIGLPTFAMHSIRELCGSHDLAHLVKVLSAFYASRELP; encoded by the coding sequence ATGCGCGAAGAGTTGAACCAAGGCCTGATCGACTTCCTCAAGGCCTCCCCTACCCCGTTCCACGCCACCGCCAGCCTTGCCCAACGCCTGGAGGCCGCCGGTTACGTGCGCCTCGACGAGCGCGAGCCGTGGCACACCGAAGCCAACGGCCGTTACTACGTCACCCGTAACGACTCCTCGATCATCGCCATCAAGATGGGCCGCCACTCGCCGCTGCACGACGGCATCCGCCTGGTCGGCGCCCACACCGACAGCCCGTGCCTGCGGGTCAAGCCGCAGCCGGAACTGCAGCGCCAAGGCTTCTGGCAGCTGGGCGTCGAAGTCTACGGCGGCGCGCTGCTGGCGCCGTGGTTCGACCGCGACCTGTCGCTGGCCGGCCGCGTCACCTTCCGCCGCGACGGCAAGGTCGAAAGCCAGCTGATCGACTTCAAGGCGCCGATCGCGATCATCCCTAACCTGGCGATCCACCTCAACCGCGAAGCCAACCAGGGCTGGGCGATCAACGCACAGACCGAACTGCCGCCGGTGCTGGCGCAGTTCGCCGGCGACGAGCGCGTGGACTTCCGCGCCGTGCTCACCGACCAGCTGGCCCGCGAACACGGCCTCAACGCCGATGTGGTGCTCGACTACGAGCTGAGCTTCTACGACACCCAGAGCGCCGCCGTCATCGGCCTGCACGGCGACTTCATCGCCGGCGCCCGCCTGGACAACCTGCTGTCGTGCTACGCCGGCCTGCAGGCCCTGCTCAACGCCGACACCGAAGAGACCTGCGTGCTGGTGTGCAACGACCACGAAGAGGTCGGCTCCTGCTCGGCCTGCGGCGCCGACGGCCCGATGCTGGAGCAGACCCTGCGCCGCCTGCTGCCCGAAGGCGACGAGTTCGTGCGCACCATCCAGAAGTCCCTGCTGGTCTCGGCCGACAACGCCCACGGCGTGCACCCCAACTACGCCGAGAAGCATGACGGCAACCACGGCCCGAAACTCAACGCCGGCCCGGTGATCAAGGTCAACAACAACCAGCGCTACGCCACCAACAGCGAAACCGCCGGGTTCTTCCGCCACCTGTGCATGGCCGAAGAAGTGCCGGTGCAAAGCTTCGTGGTGCGCAGCGACATGGGCTGCGGCTCGACCATCGGCCCGATCACCGCCAGCCACCTGGGCGTGCGCACCGTCGACATCGGCCTGCCGACGTTCGCCATGCACTCGATCCGCGAACTGTGCGGCAGCCATGACCTGGCGCACCTGGTCAAGGTGCTGAGCGCGTTCTACGCCAGCCGCGAACTGCCGTAA